The following coding sequences are from one Streptomyces sp. NBC_00536 window:
- a CDS encoding pyridoxamine 5'-phosphate oxidase family protein: protein MTTNNWAHFEQAEPELAEAVRTRFGQYAHHVLATLRKDGSPRVSGLNTTFRGGELWLGMMPGSMKALDLRRDPRFALHTNPGADEAMPDGDVRISGRAVEILDPPELHRFAEESGEPPHPSHLFRVELAEVVHTGIDGDDLVVRVWTPADGLRTIRRGNDDEPAREA, encoded by the coding sequence ATGACGACGAACAACTGGGCGCACTTCGAACAGGCCGAGCCGGAACTCGCCGAGGCGGTCCGGACCCGCTTCGGGCAGTACGCGCACCACGTCCTGGCGACCCTGCGCAAGGACGGCTCACCGCGGGTCAGCGGGCTCAACACCACCTTCCGGGGCGGTGAGCTGTGGCTCGGGATGATGCCGGGGTCCATGAAGGCCCTGGACCTGCGGCGCGACCCGCGGTTCGCGCTGCACACCAATCCGGGCGCGGACGAGGCTATGCCCGACGGGGACGTACGGATCTCCGGGCGGGCCGTGGAGATCCTCGACCCGCCCGAGCTGCACCGGTTCGCCGAGGAGTCAGGCGAGCCGCCGCACCCCTCGCACCTGTTCCGCGTGGAGCTGGCCGAGGTGGTCCACACCGGGATCGACGGCGACGACCTGGTGGTCCGCGTCTGGACCCCGGCCGACGGGCTGCGCACGATCCGCCGGGGGAACGACGACGAGCCCGCCC